A region of Salvia splendens isolate huo1 chromosome 17, SspV2, whole genome shotgun sequence DNA encodes the following proteins:
- the LOC121774255 gene encoding uncharacterized protein At2g29880-like, with the protein MKQWSREIRGSINRQFSPSVPSANLSQGTQGSNQYRRTSYRKCDRARRSWSDREDVALIGALKELVAQGWKSDNGFRSGYQKKLEHWLKTDFPNTDLKVSPHITSKISAWKKNYYSLAQILERSGVGFNELGDFRIHCDDDQWDQIVRQDKNARCMRWKSWPYWNDWKYIFGKDRASGGGAEGVSEADKNFVQEELAGDAEGYGDYHVFFG; encoded by the exons aaattcgcggatccatcaatcGACAATTTTCACCTTCAGTTCCTTCAGCTAATTTAAGCCAAGGCACTCAAG GAAGCAACCAATATCGAAGAACCAGCTACCGCAAGTGTGACAGAGCAAGACGGAGTTGGTCAGACCGTGAAGATGTTGCTCTTATTGGTGCACTGAAGGAGTTGGTGGCTCAAGGATGGAAATCTGATAATGGATTCCGTTCAGGGTATCAGAAGAAGCTCGAGCATTGGTTGAAGACGGACTTCCCCAACACTGATCTAAAGGTTAGCCCGCACATCACTTCTAAGATATCGGCATGGAAGAAGAACTACTACTCACTTGCCCAGATCCTCGAGAGGAGCGGTGTTGGTTTTAACGAACTGGGTGATTTCAGAATTCATTGTGATGATGACCAATGGGATCAGATTGTTAGA CAAGATAAGAATGCAAGGTGCATGCGATGGAAGTCTTGGCCATATTGGAATGATTGGAAATACATCTTCGGGAAGGACAGGGCTTCAGGTGGAGGTGCTGAGGGTGTGTCTGAGGCTGACAAGAACTTTGTGCAAGAAGAACTCGCTGGTGATGCAGAGGGGTATGGTGATTATCATGTGTTTTTTGGATGA